In Drechmeria coniospora strain ARSEF 6962 chromosome 03, whole genome shotgun sequence, the DNA window TTCAAGAAGGCGGCTTCCAAGGGCATCAACCCCGACGAGGCTGTTGCATTCGGTGCCGCCGTGCAGGCCGGCGTTCTTTCTGGCGAGGAGGGTACCGAGGAGATTGTGCTCATGGACGTCAACCCTCTCACCCTTGGCATCGAGACCACCGGCGGAGTTATGACCAAGCTTATTCCTCGCAACACCCCTATCCCCACTCGCAAGAGCCAGATCTTTTCCACTGCTGCCGATAACCAGCCCGTGGTCCTGATCCAGGTCTTCGAGGGCGAGCGATCCTTGACCAAGGACAACAACAATCTGGGCAAGTTTGAGCTTACCGGCATCCCCCCCGCTCCTCGCGGCGTTCCCCAGATTGAGGTTTCGTTTGAGCTCGACGCCAACGGTATCCTCAAGGTGTCCGCTCACGACAAGGGCACTGGCAAGCAAGAgtccatcaccatcaccaacgACAAGGGCCGTCTCACCCAGGATGAGATTGACCGCATGGTCGCTGAGGCTGAGAAGtatgccgacgaggacaaggctACCCGTGAGCGCATCGAGGCCCGTAACAACCTCGAGAACTACGCTTTCAACCTCAAGAACCAGgtcaacgacgccgacggcctcggtgGCAAGATCGACGATGAGGAGAAGGAGACTGTACGTTGAAGCTATATTCCATCGCAGAAGCACTGATTTGCTAACACATCGACTAGATTTTGGAGGCTGTCAAGGAGACCACTGAGTGGCTCGAAGCCAACAGCGCCGACGCTACCGCCGAGGACTTCGAGGAGCAAAAGGAGAAGCTGTCCAATGTTGCCTACCCCATCACCTCCAAGATGTACGGCGACGCTGGTAGCGAGGCCCCTAAGGAGGAGGGTGAATTCCATGACGAACTGTAAATGCATAGATCATTTTTTTCAAAAGCGCAAGAGACGACGCAGTTCTGTTTCGGGCGTAGTGTGTGGATTGCAGCGGATGTGGGCATTTACATCTACATGAGTCGGGAATGTACTAGAAACAAAGTGAGCTCTTGAACTGTTTGTTGAATCGAGTCGGTGATATATGCATCCTTGACTTGACCCACCGCTTATTCGCGATGCTGGATATGGGTTAACACTTGGGACTGCTGCGAGCGAGTCGCACTGGTTTGCAGTAACCCGATTTGGTCACGTGACAACGCGGTGAAATGTCTTGGTCATCGCGCTCATGTCGATGCGCGACCAGGGGGCGGGCAAGCCGATGACGCAACCTCCACTAATCCTACAGTTGACGTCCTTCCCATTATCTGGCTCAGGGGACCACTGCAGGCCTACATGGTCAATTGCAAACCACTTTTATCGTCATGGCGCCACGGAAGCGTTCTGCAGCAGCTTTAGCATCAGACCGACGTCGGTCAGGACGGCTTGCCAACACGCCAAAGAAGAGCTCTTACTttgacgacgtcgaagcCGATGAAGGCGATGGCACGCCTCCAAGGAAGAAGCGCGGGCGACCATCGAAGAGATCGAAGAGATTGTCGCCGGATACAGAAGATTCTGCTGAGAAGTACCAAGAGGGTAGTGATGGCGATACAGTCGATAATGCCATTgcagcagacgacgacgatgacgatgcacCACGCAAGGTTGAGATCATACCCCTCATCAAGTTGAGAGATACGGAAGGTGTTGAGTACGAAGGCCGCAAGATTCACAAAAACACCACATTGTTTCTCAAGGACTTGAAGGCCAACAACAAGCGCTCATGGCTCAAAGGTGACTCCGCTGTCCACCACCCCTATTGAGGAACATTGCTGATCTTGAAAcagccaacgacgacgagtatAGACGTGCGCTCAAGGACTGGCAATCATTTATCGAGACAACAACCCAGACCATCATTTCCATCGACGAGACTGTCCCGGACCTACCGGTCAAGGACGTAATCTTTCGCATCCATCGTGACATACGGTTCAGCAAGGACCCAACGCCGTATAAGCCACACTTTTCTGCTGCGTGGTCTCGCACCGGCCGCAAGGGCCCATACGCTTGCTACTACCTCCACTGCGAGCCTGGCTCCTCTTttatcggcggcggcctgtgGCATCCCGAGCCGCAGCACGTTCACAAGCTGCGGAGGAGCATCGACCAACATCCTACGCGTTGGAGGAGAGCGCTCAACGCCGAGCCCTTCAAGAGGGTCTTTTTTCCGACCGTTAAGCCGAGCGCGGGGCATGAGGCGGTGGTGAAGGCATTCGTGCAGAGGAACCAGGAAAATGCGTTGAAAAAGAAGCCGATGGTGCGTTTGATGCATTCAATGGCCAGGGGCACATGCTAATATAATACCAGGGTTATGATGTCACTCATCCGGATATTGAGCTCCTCAAGCTGCGAAATTTCACCATCGGCACTAGCATCAACGTCGACATGCTGTGCAAGAACGATGCGCAAGAAAAGGTCGGCGACGTTGTTGGGGCTCTATCGTCGTTTGTGAGTTTTTCCGAACAAACAGTGGTCGAACCTGGAGATGCGCTGACCTCCTTCTTTCAGGTTACATTTCTGAACAGCATCGTTATGCCAGACCCGAATCTGGATGTGGAAGGCAGtagcgacgaggaggatgaagatGATAACAGCTAATGCGTACATTTTACATTTTGCCTTTTCTAAAGGTCTGATATTTTACGCCTAGGATCAGTCTTCTGTATTGGATGGTGAATACGCAAGAAAGATCGTGTGTCTGATATTTTTACGCCTAGTATTCGGATGCTAAATATGCAAGAGTCAAGTTTTGTTTCGGTTTGGCCTTGTCATGCCCTCGTCTGCAGCGCCCTGGTTTTAACCTGTCATGTCCAACAGAGGTCGGAGTTTGGTTCACCTCATCTCAGGTACCGCCGCACAAATTCAGCAACGCGACGCTCGGATCGTGGTCGCTCGTTTGTCCCGCAAAGTTCTGCCACGTGTTCAGGTGCATGTGCTCAACCTTTGAGCCTGCAGCGAGCGCAGGGCTCACATACAGGTGGTCGAGCGCCTGGCTGTTCATGTCATACAGGTACGTGTACCGCTCGACGggatcgaggccgacgagctcgtcgatgtCGCGGAGGCCCGACTTGGCGGCGAATACCTGCATGGGCTGCACCTGGGTGAATTCGTTGAAGTCGCCGGCTGCGATGATGCGAGCCTTGGGATCCTTGGCGAGTATCTGCCGGATGAAGTTCTGCTTCATGTTAGTCGCTGTCGAGTTTGCAGTGGGACGACAGGGTTGGGGCCAGAGGCAACATACCGCAGTGATGGTGGTCTGCTGGGTCCGCCTTTCGACGCCCTTGTTCACGGGAGGTCGAGCATCGCCGTGCAATGTCGTCGAACCGCCCTTGCTGCTGAAGTGGACATTGACGGTGAAGAAGGGCTTTCTGGAGCCCTTGACGGGCTTCCAGGCGGCCGCGATGGGCTTACGGCTATCGTCGAAGGCCTTGTTGGCAGGGTCGATGCGGCCGGGGTTGTACTTAAGCTTGGGCCCGTCTAGCACCTTGTTGGCATCCAGGCTGCCTCCTTGATTCGGCTTAtacagctcgacgacgtcgggtcTATACAGGTAGGCGCAGCGGATGTTCCCACCCGGCTGTccaccgtcctcgccgtcgacggggtCAACCTCGGCCCACTGGTAGACGACGCTCGAGACCTCCTCGATCCCCTGGGTCAGGGTGGCGAGGGTCACGTTGGCACTCACAACGCCGTCATCGGTAGGGCCTGAGCCGTCCTGGATCTCCTGTAGGAAGATGAGGTCCGGCAGGAGAAGCTTGTGGACGAtctggtcgacgacgcgcgGCATGTGAGCCGAGTCGGGTGCCAGATTCTCGGCGTTGtagtcggcgacggtgatggccttgcaggtgccgtcgccggagaaggagacggccgagTAGGTGGCCGAGGCATTCCTCAAGGGCGAGACGCTGGTGAGGGGGAGGACACGGTAGAAGCCGAAAGCGTTGGACACGACGCCGgtgacgtcgccgaggtagTCGCCCATCTTGGTGTCAATCGGGTTGGAGGAGCCGTCTAGAGGGGTGCCGATGATGACAGTTTCCGGGTTGGCGTCTCGAAGCCGTCAATATCAGTCAAAGGCCaccgacggtgccggtgcgGGAACTCACCTCCATCAAGCATCGTGACACCCCCATGGCTGTTGATGCCCGTCACGGCCCAGCTGCCCCTCACCCAGACGTCACCGTACTTGCTGGGACGACTCGTCTGGTAGACATCCTTGAGAATCACCAGCTCGCCCACCAGGCTCTCCCAAAAGTCGAGGCCGTAGGTGGCCGGGTCAAGCTTTGGGTTCGCCGCAGACACGGTGTCTACGGCGTTGGGCACGCCGAAGATGCCACCCTTGTCAAGTTTGGAAAAGtctctcgtcggcggcggcaaagtgTCCTTGCCTATGACGAGGGGCTTGACCTTGTGGctggacgagacgacgacgatgttCGTCGGGTCAGTGAGCTGAGTGAGATAGATGTGCTCGGTTTTGGCCCTGGCCGTGGACGTCAGACGTGAGATCTCTAATATCAACACCGACCATGACTCCCTCTCGTGCCGAagctgcttctgcttctggGAACGCACCGGTActccttgacgacgccgtctAGGCTCACCAaatcgccgacctcgaccttTTGGGCGGCCGAGCTACCGTAGACGAAGAGCCCCTCGGAAGTGACAGGGTCATCGTCAGGCTCGGCGCTGCGCAGGTAGATGCCGTTTTTGGACACGGCCGTCACGACACCGGTGACGTCAGTCACGCTCTTTCCATCGAGCGGCGAGAGAAAGCGATTGCCGTTAATCTCGGCGATGGtaacggcggcggcggacccggcagcggcaaggaAGGACGCAAACGCCTTCATGTTGACGGCGtcaaaggcgacggcgacggcagcgacggcgtgGCAAGCTTGAGGCCCCAACGAGGGAACGGAGAGGCCATCCCTTCCTTTATCCGGCGAAGGCGGAGGCAAACGAGCGGGTGGAAAGATGGACCACCTGCTCGTCAGCTCGACCGCCTCGGCACCGACTCGCGGCTTCGCCACCGCGTGCAACCTCCCCTCGGCCAGATCGGCTTCGTTCCTCGGGCTCGTCGACCGGATTCACTGGACGCGTGACCTTCTTGGCAGCCTATTCcatgcccgccgccggctccagGCACTCGATGAGGTCGCAGGGTTGCATCGCCCAAGGTCCCCCATCCCTGCGCGATGGATCGGCTAAGCCCCCCGCCATGCCGCTTTCTGCAGGTCCGAGACTCGGACGGTGCCAATTCTCACAGAATTCCAGGCTACAGAAGCGACGCCGCTTGTTGGACTTGCCGAATCGCCGGCTCACAGCTGCCGAAGTGATTTGGTGTTGGCAGGCGTTGAagtggcggcgtcgaggtgacgggcgtcgaggtgacgggcgtcgaggtggagTGGAGGCACGGTTCAGGTACGAGTGGATGCGATTGCACATGTAAGATGTAAGAGTGCTCTACGAGTACGCGTAGTCGTATGATAAAGTGCTAACACTACCTTCTGTTGCTACACTGGGTTCGCATGCTTGTATACGTATGTTATTACCCATTCCCGTCTGACGGTGAGCGGCCGCTGGCCGCAAATGGCAGGCCAAGGGCTGTCAGCGCAGATGCTGCCCGCCGTCTCGTCTCTGCCCAGGCTCCATCGGGGAAGCCGTGAGGGCCACTTTGCCTTGGCGGTGACGGGAAAGAAAACGCTCGGGCGACCTTGGCGTCCCCTGTGCCTTCATCGCTCCCAGGCACGTGTCTCCTTCCATGGGCAGGGCCAGGATGGTGGAAGGGCCGGCACCCGCCGACGTCTGCCGCGCCGCCTTCTTTCTTCCCGCATCAAGACGACCGAGTCGAAGAGCGGGCGGAGCCAAAATGCAAATCTGTGTCGGCGGGCAAGTCAAGACGAGGTCTGCAATGGTGACTGTCGAATAGCCAAGGCCAACTCTTCGgccctcgctctcgtcggtTTCTGAGCACGCCATGTTCGGTGAGCCGGCGGCTCGGAGCTAACCACGGCCGTGCCGGTGGGCTGGAGTCCCTGCCGATCTCTCAGCCGTCGCGGGGTCCGggcgccgcgtcgtcggttccgtccttttccttttcGCTCCTCTGCAGGTCGAGATCCCGGTACAGATCATGTTCGTAGATGTAATTGACAACATCATCGGGAACACTGCCAGGAGCCATGCTGGTTAGGGACGGATAGTGTGCCGGGGGGGAGTGGATGGGGCGCACATGTAATCGATGCTCAGGTTTCTCTTCAAAAGCAAGCGCACCTTCGTGCTGCTGACATCATTGGTCACAACCTAGGGACAAGGTTAGCTCGCCACGCACAGTTGGGCGGAGGAAGCCCCCATGGGCCGGCTGGTTGCCCACCTGTCGTATGACATGGATGTTCTTCTCCCACTGCTTCAAGCTCGCGAGGGCCGAGTCGAGCTCGGTGCCTGTTCGCTCCAGCACGAAGGCTCCAAAGTTTCCGAGAATGTGCTCGACGTCACGGGCGTCCCAGACCTCGGGCGTGCTGATCGTCTGGATCAagtcggcaccggcgagcaggacgaTCTTGGCGGGCTTGCGGGTGCCGTCAGTGcactcgacgccgcccatgACGTGGTTGATTTCGTAGTCGAAGTGGTCGAGCACTCGTGCCGTCGGGCTGGAGCGGCCAAGTCAGCCTCGTCCCAACGTCTCCGGGGACAGCGCAGGACGTCTTACATGTACGTCGGGCTCTCGGCCTCCCATGGGTCTACCATGAGCCACTTGGACGTGTTCTCGGTCGCCAGCTCGCACATGCGGATGCGATGCACCGCCGGCGCGAGGCCCTTCTTCTTGTAGGCGTCGGAGACGGGGGAGAGGTAGCCGCCAACGACCTCGAATCCTGCTGCAGAGAAGGAGGGTCAGAGAGTGGATTCGATGCCTTTGGATTTCTGCGTATGAATCGGTTGATGGCTACGTACCCTCGTTACGGCTGTGGTCCCGAGCCATGGGAAACATGCGGAGGTGAAGGAAGGTGATGGGGGAGACTGCATGCAGGTCAGCAACGAGCACGGGTGACGAGACGGCGCGCAGGCCGCTACTGCGAGAGTGAATCGGCTTGCGCCCATGCGAACCAGTTGCTTACATGATCCGCAGGAGACCAGGACGAGGGGCGTattcgagctcgaggcgcgGCGAAGGCGATGTGATGGGAATGTATAGGTGGCGGGAGTCATCTTCTTGACAAAGTCAAAAtcggacgaggccatggcgacgtcggAGGGGCCGCGAGAGCGCCGTGTCGCCGTGGAGAAGGAAGGGCGAGTCAATTGGGGACGAATGGAGAAGCAGGTGTCGGGATGCGACGGAGGGAACGAGTTCTGCAGGTATCGATGAAGGCGCTGTGCCGGCGTCCGTGGAATCGTCAGACCGAGGAGGCGCATGAAAAATGGACGAGTTTCGGATCGACTAGGACGGCCTTGGTTCGACGGGCATGGCCAGCGCACCTAGGAGGAGAGCGACGGCCCGGCTGGGCTGTGGGCAGCACGGTCGAGGACTTTGCTGCTGCCGGTtgcggtgacgacggacaGAAATGGGCGGTGACCGGCTGAATGCTTGCCTGGTTGGTTGCGAGGAGTGATCTTGTAGAAGGACAGAATCGGACCGACGGGACAGGGACGAGTTCGCTGGTCGTCGCCTGCGCTTCTGGTTGGTTCCAGCCGCTTGGGTCTTGGGTCTTGCTGGCTTTGGGTCTGGCAAAGGCCAGTCCAGGCCAATCCAGGCGAGCGTTGGTGCTGGCGCGCACaccacatgtacttgtacatggacGTGCACCTGCACTCTCCTACCGctcgtgtacatgtacatgtaacaCCACCACTCCGACACTCAACACGTACCACGGTGCAGTGCAACCACTGCCAACCAGAACCACGCCAGCAGGTCGTCCTTCTGGAAAAGCGGAGTTGCCACGCCATGGGCCCATCGATCGCTtccttacagtacttacggagtacagcacttaagtacggagtacagtgcttgcacttcTGCTTGTGCttggtacctaggtactcaTGGTTGTGTTCCAGTTGACAGTGGTTGACGGCGTCATTCCAACGTGGCCCCCTGTGGTGCTCGTTCCCTACTAAGcatactagtactgtaccaaAGCAATCAGGTACTGATTACAACCAGGTATTTGCACGTATCTAACCACCAATATAGCGCGGAAAGGAACATCAACGGTACGGCTCACAGGTGCGCCCCCTCCTGTCCGCTCCGTTCTCGGCCCTCGGGGTTTGtgcgcaggcggcgacgccctgACCAGCACAACCATGAAAAGTTGGTGTGAATGCCAGTTGATATAAAATGTCCTCCAGTGGTGTGAGAAAAATCACGCAGGGTTTCAAGTAAGCCGACGTCATCTTCGACAATGTGTCACATTTTTCCTGGTCAAACTCCAGCCGGAATATCGTCTGGAATCGACTCCGGGCTCGGCCAtgggcaagtacttgtttAGGTTTGTCTCCAGAACTAAACGGATATTAATACCACACTTGAAGAAAAGTTGCCGTCGCAGCTGATATGAACTATTCATGACATCTCGCCCTACATCAGCTGTTGCTATAACTTTTCTCGACAACAGTGCTGAAGGTCCTTCATTCCAACCGAAATAGGGCTCACCATCCACTGACTCATCTGCATCATCCGACCGCCATGTCCTCTCCTCTTCTCCTTGATAAGACAGCAGTGCGAGTGAAAGAAGAAGGAGACTGCATTTCAAATGGGGACTGTGTCCATGCCTCACGAAGCTATGCATGACGATGAAGTATGCAAATAGTACCTATTGCAGAAGGACATGGCGAAGAGATGTCCATGATCGGAGGGACCTTGTTCCCAATTGGTCTTGGAAATATTCGCTGCGTGCTTTCGGGGCTGGCGCGAAGGATGGCAATACTCACAGAGCTTGCGTGAGTGTTGGGACTATAAAGTTGGCACAAGAACATGACAAAGATATATTCATGATCGGAGGGGCCTTGTTCCTACTTGGTCATGGAAATAATACCCGCTTCGTGCTTTAGGAGCTGGCGTGAACGATGATAATACTCACTGAGGGTACATGAGTCTTGGTGCTATGACAATGGCGTAAGCATCACCGAATACAATGTTTCGATGCAGACAGCCAATAGGTCCGAGCCCAGCTTCGCGTCATCCCGCGGGAATGTTctctgtaagtacatctATCATAAATCAGGTGAATACCGGGGGGGGGCATCCCTCAAGGAGTCATCCCTCAAGGAGTCATCCGGTGCCTACTAGGAACCAAGTACGCACCATGAAGATCGGCTGCGTTGACCGCAGTTCCCTTCTTGTAGGTACATGCAGCGCCCCTCACCGCATGGCACAAAATGAGGAGCTCACTGTGGAACGGAAAGTTGGCCTGTTCTTTCCCTACCTTGAGGTGCCACGATTGCCCTCGGATACTCCTTGGATACCCCTCAGTCAGCGGTTTTCCGTCCCATCAGTACCCAAAGTCCTCCCGCACAACCTTTTCCCCATCCAACCAGCCGTCCAGCAATCGAAGCAGCGCCGGCCCGGCACAGAGATAAAACTTCCGCTCGGCCCCCTTCAGCTCGTCGACATCTCCCTTGCCCAGCCTCCTTCTCTCGACCCTGGCGGCCCCGAGGGCCTGCAGCTTCTTCAGCAggttctcgtcgccgtcccgcCCCGTGACGTAGAGGCTCGTGACGGCAGCGAGGCCTGGAATATCCTCGAACGCTCGCACTGCGAGAGCGAGGTCTTCGTGACGCAGACTCCAGAGCACCCGAagatcgacggcggcatcgagaaCGGCGCTCGCCTGTGCGAGCAGCGGCGTCACTCCCACCCCGCCTGCCACAAACACCGGCTGAGCACCGCCCgtggtcgtcggcatccggAAAGCCTCCTCACCGCCAAAACCCAGCACGGCTATCGACAGCGGCACGCGCGTATCGTGCCTCCAGAGCAGGTTTGTTGCGGGTCCGTGCCGCCGCACCGTGAGCTCTACCCGcccgctgctgctcggcgagctcgagatgGTAAACGTCCGCACGAGGTCGTCGTTGAGACTCTGCGGGTCGTCGTCTCGCATGTGCGAGTATCCCACCCCGAGCTCGGGTTCGAAGTCGAGCGTCAGGTGCTGACCCGCGAACCAGGTCGGGAGCCGTTGGCCGCTTTCCGAAGTGAGCTGGAATGTGAGCCTGCCGATGGTCGGGCTGATGATCTCGCGCTCCACGAGGTTGACGGTGATGTCGACTTGCGCCCCGGCGTCGGTCACGTGCGACTCCTTCTCCGACAGGAGCAGACGCAGCGGCGGGTTGTAGGGGGACGCTTCCACCCGCGTTCCCCTGAATGGCAATCCGCCCTTGACGAAGCGCGCCGACGACACGTTGATCTTGACGGCGAGCTTGGATCTCGCAAGAAGAGACGACGcctcggcaccgacgaggatggacgCCTCGCCCGTCAAGTAGAGGGCATCCGACGAATCGTAATCTGGAATGACGATGCCCACAAGAGGATTGACTCGCAGGTTCCCCAACGACTGGTACAGCCGATTTCCAGAAACTATGTTACACATGTTTGTCAGCCGCCATGTTGCCCTTGTCGCAGGGGCTCGAGCCATGTGCAAAGGGGAAGGGGGTCGCCGTCTCACACTCTGGATACACCAGCACGACCTCGTCCGCTTCGTTCTTCGCCACCCTCACAAACCCGGCCGTGCCACCACGGTGGTTCGTATCCATCGTCTGCCCGTTCGTGCTCGACAGGAAGAACATGTCAGCCCGGTCCATGAGCTGCAGCG includes these proteins:
- a CDS encoding endonuclease/exonuclease/phosphatase family protein, translated to MKAFASFLAAAGSAAAVTIAEINGNRFLSPLDGKSVTDVTGVVTAVSKNGIYLRSAEPDDDPVTSEGLFVYGSSAAQKVEVGDLVSLDGVVKEYRAKTEHIYLTQLTDPTNIVVVSSSHKVKPLVIGKDTLPPPTRDFSKLDKGGIFGVPNAVDTVSAANPKLDPATYGLDFWESLVGELVILKDVYQTSRPSKYGDVWVRGSWAVTGINSHGGVTMLDGDANPETVIIGTPLDGSSNPIDTKMGDYLGDVTGVVSNAFGFYRVLPLTSVSPLRNASATYSAVSFSGDGTCKAITVADYNAENLAPDSAHMPRVVDQIVHKLLLPDLIFLQEIQDGSGPTDDGVVSANVTLATLTQGIEEVSSVVYQWAEVDPVDGEDGGQPGGNIRCAYLYRPDVVELYKPNQGGSLDANKVLDGPKLKYNPGRIDPANKAFDDSRKPIAAAWKPVKGSRKPFFTVNVHFSSKGGSTTLHGDARPPVNKGVERRTQQTTITANFIRQILAKDPKARIIAAGDFNEFTQVQPMQVFAAKSGLRDIDELVGLDPVERYTYLYDMNSQALDHLYVSPALAAGSKVEHMHLNTWQNFAGQTSDHDPSVALLNLCGGT